From one Streptomyces mobaraensis genomic stretch:
- a CDS encoding serine hydrolase domain-containing protein, which produces MNSSSPTHTSSSTHTSSSPGASAPSASRRRRRALAGAALAGSLLLTVGAPAALAVADTGAASTPASAPARGQAMPPLDTQALRAAIANLGDPQATAAQVRVDGSAGRWYGTSGVADLRTKRPVRQDDAFRIGSITKVFVATVVLQLAAEHKVDLDAPVQRYLPGVLPAGFPPITITHLLNHTSGLPAEKGTPDVSTPEKVLQHRYDRWTPRQMVSLVSHGTMKFAPGTKQEYRGINYVLAAMVIEKVTGHAYGDEIGKRIIRPLHLTRTSVPGKDLTIHGPHVHGYLAMSDGTLRDATVYDQTEAWGEGEMISTTGDLDRFLSALFSGRLLPAAQLEKMFTLPSGNVRMVDGTPARYGAGLQTVTVNGVTFWGKTGERYGYNSAMVATRDQQRRLVYSFNPTHRDQSQMKMTLRIADAATKGKRS; this is translated from the coding sequence ATGAATTCCTCTTCTCCGACGCACACTTCCTCTTCGACGCACACTTCCTCTTCCCCGGGCGCGTCCGCGCCTTCCGCTTCCCGGCGCCGCCGCCGGGCCCTCGCCGGGGCCGCGCTGGCCGGTTCGCTGCTCCTGACCGTGGGAGCACCGGCCGCGCTGGCCGTGGCCGACACGGGCGCCGCCTCGACCCCCGCCTCCGCCCCCGCCCGGGGGCAGGCGATGCCGCCGCTGGACACCCAGGCCCTCCGCGCGGCCATCGCGAACCTCGGCGACCCGCAGGCCACGGCCGCGCAGGTGAGAGTCGACGGCTCGGCCGGGCGCTGGTACGGCACGTCGGGCGTCGCGGACCTCCGGACGAAGCGTCCCGTACGGCAGGACGACGCGTTCCGGATCGGCAGCATCACCAAGGTCTTCGTCGCCACCGTCGTGCTGCAACTGGCCGCGGAGCACAAGGTGGACCTCGACGCCCCCGTCCAGCGCTACCTGCCCGGTGTGCTGCCCGCCGGCTTCCCGCCGATCACGATCACCCACTTGCTGAACCACACCAGCGGCCTGCCGGCGGAGAAGGGCACCCCCGACGTCTCCACCCCCGAGAAGGTCCTCCAGCACCGCTACGACCGGTGGACGCCGCGGCAGATGGTGTCACTGGTGAGCCACGGGACGATGAAATTCGCCCCGGGTACCAAGCAGGAATACAGGGGAATCAATTATGTGCTGGCCGCCATGGTGATCGAGAAGGTGACCGGCCACGCCTACGGGGACGAGATAGGCAAGCGGATCATCCGCCCCCTCCACCTCACCCGGACGTCCGTGCCCGGCAAGGACCTCACGATCCACGGGCCGCACGTGCACGGCTACTTGGCGATGTCCGACGGCACTCTCCGGGACGCCACGGTGTACGACCAGACGGAAGCCTGGGGCGAGGGGGAGATGATCTCCACCACCGGGGACCTGGACCGCTTCCTCTCCGCGCTCTTCTCCGGCCGGCTGCTGCCCGCGGCCCAGCTGGAGAAGATGTTCACCCTGCCGTCCGGGAACGTGCGCATGGTGGACGGCACTCCGGCCCGCTACGGCGCCGGACTGCAGACGGTCACGGTGAACGGCGTGACGTTCTGGGGCAAGACCGGGGAGCGGTACGGCTACAACTCGGCGATGGTCGCCACCCGCGATCAGCAGCGTCGGCTCGTGTACTCCTTCAACCCCACCCACCGCGACCAGTCCCAGATGAAGATGACCCTCCGCATAGCGGACGCGGCCACCAAGGGGAAGAGGAGCTAG
- a CDS encoding glycoside hydrolase family 65 protein, which yields MITHPAFLVEPWCLRETELNLGVLSQSESVFALSNGHIGWRGNLDEGEPHGLPGSYLNGVFEFRPLPYAEAGYGYPESGQTVINVTNGKVIRLLVDDEPFDLRYGRLHRHERVLDFRTGLLHRTAEWTSPSGRSVRVRSTRLVSFTQRAVAAVAFEVEPLDGDVRIVVQSELVANEEMPDLGGDPRTASQLKDPLVPEQAAAHGSRLRLLHRTARSDLKVAVSADHVVDGPEKTEMSSESSENLSRLTVAARLGSGQRLRVEKFVSHGWSAVRSVSALHDQVDAALAGATSTGWRGLLQEQRTYLDHFWARADVEVDGDAEIQQAVRFALFHVLQAGARGEARALPAKGLTGPGYDGHCFWDTESFVLPALTYTAPQAVEQALRWRHSTMPAAQERARQLGLRGAAFPWRTINGDECSAYWPAGTAAFHVNADIADAVVRYVSATDDEDFEREIGLPLLVETARLWRSLGHHDHHGDFHIDGVTGPDEYSAVCDDNLYTNLMAQQNLRAAANAAERHPDTAGTLGVDDEETAAWRDAAHRMTLPYNEELGVHEQSAGFTGHQMWDFARTGEDQYPLMLHFPYFDLYRKQVVKQADLVLAMCLRGDAFTDEQKARNFAYYEALTVRDSSLSACGQAVMAAEVGHMRLAYDYLGEAAMMDLSDLEGNTRDGIHIASLAGTWFALVMGFGGMRDHGDALAFAPRLPEQLGRLAFTLQVRGRRLRVEITGTTATYTLLEGEALDVWHCGERLTVTPTASESREVPKLPARPAPEQPAGRSPARRRAVAHAESEAAPGYR from the coding sequence GTGATCACTCATCCGGCCTTTCTCGTCGAGCCCTGGTGCCTCCGCGAGACCGAGCTCAACCTGGGGGTGCTCTCGCAGAGCGAGTCGGTCTTCGCGCTGTCCAACGGCCACATCGGCTGGCGCGGCAACCTGGACGAGGGCGAGCCGCACGGGCTGCCGGGCAGCTACCTCAACGGCGTCTTCGAGTTCCGCCCGCTGCCCTACGCCGAGGCCGGCTACGGCTATCCGGAATCCGGCCAGACGGTCATCAACGTCACCAACGGCAAGGTGATCCGGCTGCTCGTCGACGACGAGCCGTTCGACCTCCGCTACGGCCGGCTGCACCGGCACGAACGGGTGCTGGACTTCCGCACCGGCCTGCTGCACCGCACCGCCGAGTGGACGTCGCCCAGCGGCCGGAGCGTCCGCGTCCGCTCCACCCGGCTGGTCTCCTTCACCCAGCGCGCGGTGGCGGCGGTGGCGTTCGAGGTGGAACCCCTCGACGGCGACGTGCGGATCGTCGTCCAGTCGGAGCTGGTGGCCAATGAGGAGATGCCTGACCTCGGCGGCGACCCGCGGACGGCGTCCCAGCTCAAGGACCCGCTCGTGCCGGAGCAGGCCGCCGCCCACGGCTCCCGGCTGCGGCTGCTGCACCGCACCGCCCGCAGCGACCTGAAGGTCGCCGTCTCGGCGGACCACGTCGTCGACGGGCCCGAGAAGACCGAGATGTCGTCGGAGAGCAGCGAGAACCTCAGCCGGCTCACCGTGGCCGCGCGGCTCGGCTCGGGACAGCGGCTGCGGGTGGAGAAGTTCGTCTCCCACGGCTGGTCGGCCGTCCGCTCCGTCTCCGCCCTGCACGACCAGGTGGACGCCGCGCTCGCCGGCGCCACCAGCACCGGCTGGCGCGGGCTGCTCCAGGAGCAGCGCACCTACCTCGACCACTTCTGGGCCCGCGCCGACGTCGAGGTGGACGGGGACGCCGAGATCCAGCAGGCCGTCCGGTTCGCCCTGTTCCACGTCCTCCAGGCGGGCGCCCGCGGCGAGGCCCGCGCCCTGCCCGCCAAGGGCCTCACCGGACCCGGCTACGACGGCCACTGCTTCTGGGACACCGAGTCCTTCGTCCTCCCGGCGCTCACCTACACCGCCCCCCAGGCCGTCGAACAGGCGCTGCGCTGGCGCCACAGCACCATGCCCGCCGCCCAGGAACGCGCCCGCCAACTGGGGCTGCGCGGCGCCGCGTTCCCCTGGCGGACCATCAACGGCGACGAGTGCTCGGCCTACTGGCCGGCCGGCACGGCCGCGTTCCACGTCAACGCCGACATCGCGGACGCGGTGGTGCGGTACGTCTCCGCCACCGACGACGAGGACTTCGAGCGGGAGATCGGGCTGCCGCTGCTCGTCGAGACCGCCCGGCTCTGGCGGTCGCTGGGCCACCACGACCACCACGGCGACTTCCACATCGACGGGGTGACCGGCCCCGACGAGTACAGCGCCGTCTGCGACGACAACCTGTACACCAACCTGATGGCGCAGCAGAACCTGCGCGCGGCGGCGAACGCCGCCGAACGCCACCCCGACACGGCCGGCACCCTCGGCGTCGACGACGAGGAGACCGCCGCCTGGCGCGACGCGGCCCATCGGATGACCCTGCCGTACAACGAGGAACTGGGGGTCCACGAACAGTCGGCGGGGTTCACCGGCCACCAGATGTGGGACTTCGCGCGGACGGGCGAGGACCAGTACCCGCTGATGCTGCACTTCCCCTACTTCGACCTCTACCGCAAGCAGGTCGTCAAACAGGCGGACCTCGTCCTCGCCATGTGTCTGCGCGGCGACGCCTTCACCGACGAGCAGAAGGCGCGCAACTTCGCCTACTACGAGGCGCTGACCGTCCGCGACTCCTCGCTCTCCGCCTGCGGGCAGGCGGTCATGGCCGCCGAGGTGGGCCACATGCGGCTCGCCTACGACTACCTGGGCGAGGCGGCCATGATGGACCTCTCCGACCTGGAGGGGAACACTCGCGACGGGATACACATCGCCTCCCTCGCCGGCACCTGGTTCGCCCTGGTCATGGGGTTCGGCGGGATGCGCGACCACGGCGACGCGCTCGCCTTCGCGCCCCGGCTGCCCGAACAGCTCGGCAGGCTCGCCTTCACCCTCCAGGTCAGGGGGCGCAGGCTGCGGGTGGAGATCACGGGCACCACGGCCACGTACACCCTCCTGGAAGGGGAGGCCCTGGACGTGTGGCACTGCGGCGAGCGGCTGACGGTGACGCCCACCGCGTCGGAGTCCCGCGAGGTGCCGAAGCTGCCGGCCCGGCCCGCGCCGGAACAGCCCGCGGGCCGCAGCCCGGCGCGGCGCCGGGCGGTCGCCCACGCCGAGTCGGAGGCGGCTCCGGGATATCGGTGA
- a CDS encoding FAD-dependent oxidoreductase: MAHPSGPSGPLLHGEPESYWLSTAPASPDSAYPPLTGTGTDVDVAVIGGGVAGLSTAWELARAGRSVAVLEADRIAAGVTGHTTAKVTALHGLVYARLRRTRGPEGARLYARSQSEAVERVAEVAALLGADCELERRPAFTYITRPEGRGEIREEVNAAAQAGLDATYVERTGLPYRVEAAVRLDDQLQFHPRKYLLALARDLVAHGGALHEHTRVTGLDEGTPCRVTTADGAVLTARDVVVATHYPVFDRALLFARLSPRRELVVTGTLPADQDPGGMYITSEGGTRSVRSAPHEDGRRLLIVTGESFKPGTADVAARFERLAGWARERFPALVFDRHWATQDNDSTDTVPLVGAFHPRAHHTWVATGFGGWGMSGGVMAGRLLTELIDGRRPPWADLYDPRRLWTQVREAPAFLRHQAEVARHFVGDRLRPGGADAVAGIAPGTGEVVRVNGRHCAVYRDEDGTAHAVSARCTHLGCLVAFNAAERAWECPCHGSRFAPDGSVLQGPAVRALERREVGG, from the coding sequence ATGGCGCACCCTTCCGGCCCCTCCGGCCCGCTCCTGCACGGTGAACCCGAGTCGTACTGGCTGTCCACCGCTCCCGCCTCCCCGGACTCCGCCTACCCCCCGCTCACCGGCACCGGGACCGACGTCGACGTGGCCGTGATCGGCGGCGGCGTCGCCGGGCTCAGCACCGCGTGGGAACTGGCGCGCGCCGGACGGTCCGTGGCCGTCCTGGAGGCGGACCGGATCGCCGCCGGGGTGACGGGCCACACCACCGCCAAGGTCACCGCCCTGCACGGCCTCGTCTACGCCCGGCTGCGGCGCACCCGCGGCCCGGAGGGCGCGCGGCTGTACGCGCGGTCGCAGAGCGAGGCGGTCGAGCGCGTCGCGGAGGTGGCGGCGCTGCTGGGGGCCGACTGCGAGCTGGAACGCCGGCCGGCCTTCACCTACATCACCCGCCCGGAGGGGCGCGGCGAGATCCGCGAGGAGGTCAACGCCGCGGCCCAGGCCGGGCTCGACGCGACGTACGTGGAGCGGACCGGACTGCCCTACCGGGTGGAGGCGGCCGTACGCCTCGACGACCAGCTCCAGTTCCACCCGCGCAAATACCTGCTCGCCCTCGCCCGGGACCTGGTCGCGCACGGCGGCGCCCTCCACGAGCACACCCGGGTCACCGGCCTGGACGAGGGCACGCCCTGCCGGGTGACGACCGCGGACGGCGCCGTGCTCACCGCCCGGGACGTCGTGGTCGCCACCCACTACCCGGTCTTCGACCGGGCCCTGCTCTTCGCCCGGCTCTCACCGCGCCGGGAACTGGTGGTCACCGGCACCCTGCCCGCCGACCAGGACCCGGGCGGGATGTACATCACCTCCGAGGGCGGTACGCGGTCCGTCCGCAGCGCGCCGCACGAGGACGGGCGGCGACTGCTCATCGTCACCGGGGAGAGCTTCAAGCCCGGCACCGCCGACGTCGCCGCCCGCTTCGAGCGGCTGGCCGGCTGGGCCCGCGAACGCTTCCCCGCCCTCGTGTTCGACCGGCACTGGGCGACCCAGGACAACGACTCCACCGACACCGTCCCCCTGGTCGGCGCCTTCCACCCGCGCGCCCACCACACCTGGGTCGCCACCGGTTTCGGCGGCTGGGGCATGAGCGGCGGCGTCATGGCGGGCCGGCTGCTCACCGAACTGATCGACGGCCGGCGCCCGCCATGGGCCGACCTCTACGACCCGCGCCGGCTCTGGACCCAGGTCCGCGAGGCCCCCGCCTTCCTCCGGCACCAGGCCGAGGTCGCCCGCCACTTCGTCGGCGACCGGCTCCGGCCGGGCGGCGCGGACGCCGTCGCCGGCATCGCCCCCGGAACCGGCGAGGTCGTGCGCGTCAACGGCCGGCACTGCGCGGTGTACCGCGACGAGGACGGCACCGCGCACGCGGTGTCCGCCCGCTGTACGCATCTGGGCTGCCTGGTCGCCTTCAACGCGGCGGAGCGGGCGTGGGAATGCCCCTGCCACGGCTCGCGGTTCGCGCCCGACGGGTCGGTGCTTCAGGGGCCGGCGGTGCGGGCGCTGGAGCGGCGGGAGGTCGGGGGGTGA
- a CDS encoding SDR family oxidoreductase, whose protein sequence is MTRPAQQQEVPGVEKELRPRADHGEESYRGSGRLKGKAAVVTGGDSGIGKAVAIAYAREGADVLISYLDEHEDARDTARRVEEAGRRAVLVPGDLARPEHCRAVIAKAVEEFGRIDVLVSNAAFQMTHGTLEEVTDEEWDRTLATNLSAMFHLCKAALPHMGPGASIIGSSSVNSDMPVPTLLPYDVTKAGVANFCAALAQLVGERGIRVNSVAPGPIWTPLIPSTMPPEQVEHFGEQTPLGRPGQPAEVAPVYVLLASDEGSYISGARVAVTGGKPIL, encoded by the coding sequence ATGACCCGGCCGGCACAGCAGCAGGAGGTCCCCGGCGTCGAGAAGGAGCTGCGGCCCCGGGCCGACCACGGCGAGGAGAGCTACCGGGGGTCGGGCCGGCTGAAGGGCAAGGCGGCGGTGGTCACCGGCGGGGACAGCGGCATCGGCAAGGCCGTGGCCATCGCCTACGCCCGGGAGGGCGCCGACGTCCTGATCTCCTACCTGGACGAGCACGAGGACGCCCGGGACACCGCCCGCCGGGTGGAGGAGGCCGGGCGCCGGGCCGTGCTGGTCCCGGGTGACCTCGCCCGGCCGGAGCACTGCCGGGCGGTCATCGCCAAGGCCGTCGAGGAGTTCGGCCGGATCGACGTGCTGGTCTCCAACGCCGCGTTCCAGATGACCCACGGGACGCTGGAGGAGGTCACGGACGAGGAGTGGGACCGCACCCTCGCCACCAACCTGAGCGCCATGTTCCACCTCTGCAAGGCCGCCCTGCCGCACATGGGCCCCGGAGCCTCGATCATCGGCAGCAGCTCGGTGAACTCCGACATGCCCGTGCCGACGCTCCTGCCGTACGACGTCACGAAGGCGGGCGTCGCCAACTTCTGCGCCGCCCTCGCCCAGCTCGTCGGCGAGCGCGGCATCCGCGTCAACAGCGTGGCCCCGGGCCCGATCTGGACGCCGCTGATCCCCTCCACCATGCCGCCCGAGCAGGTGGAGCACTTCGGCGAGCAGACGCCGCTGGGCCGCCCCGGCCAGCCGGCCGAGGTGGCGCCCGTCTACGTCCTGCTCGCCTCCGACGAGGGCAGCTACATCTCCGGCGCCCGCGTCGCGGTGACCGGCGGGAAGCCCATCCTGTGA
- a CDS encoding class I mannose-6-phosphate isomerase: protein MSAAPGVPWYPLELTTPVRQHVFGGRAIADRLGRAGLPAGRVAETWEVSDVDGDIARVTGGPLTGRTLRELFLGHPDELAGPGRRGPHFPLLTKFIDAHGALPVHLHADDRTARRLENQPNGKTEAWHILHAAPGATAYAGTREGVGRETLRRALLRQDFDAVLRRIPVRAGETVYVPGGTVHSFGPGTLVYEIEQTSDVQQHAMRHRMEDGSPLSDDEWHANVERLLEQWDPAPRPRCLPGLALPARGGTRTLLTAGPYFALERWTVPAGEALRHSFTGALVVTVLDGPAELRYPGGTLTVGRARTVLLPAALGEVELAGPCSALAGRVPDDLGRDVRAPLRAAGHAPEAVAALVASGPDPTAD, encoded by the coding sequence GTGAGCGCGGCGCCCGGCGTCCCCTGGTACCCGCTGGAGCTGACGACGCCCGTGCGGCAGCACGTCTTCGGCGGCCGGGCCATCGCGGACCGGCTGGGCCGCGCCGGGCTGCCCGCGGGCCGGGTCGCGGAGACCTGGGAGGTCAGCGATGTGGACGGGGACATCGCCCGGGTGACCGGCGGACCGCTGACCGGGCGGACGCTGCGCGAGCTGTTCCTCGGGCACCCGGACGAGCTCGCCGGGCCGGGCCGGCGCGGCCCGCACTTCCCGCTCCTCACGAAGTTCATCGACGCCCACGGCGCGCTCCCCGTCCACCTGCACGCCGACGACCGCACCGCCCGGCGGCTGGAGAACCAGCCGAACGGCAAGACGGAGGCGTGGCACATCCTGCACGCCGCCCCGGGCGCCACCGCGTACGCCGGCACCCGGGAGGGCGTCGGCCGGGAGACGCTGCGCCGGGCACTGCTGCGGCAGGACTTCGACGCGGTGCTGCGCCGGATCCCCGTCCGCGCCGGGGAGACGGTGTACGTGCCGGGCGGCACCGTGCACAGCTTCGGGCCGGGCACGCTCGTCTACGAGATCGAGCAGACCTCGGACGTCCAGCAGCACGCCATGCGGCACCGGATGGAGGACGGCTCGCCGCTCTCCGACGACGAGTGGCACGCCAACGTCGAGCGGCTGCTGGAGCAGTGGGATCCCGCGCCGCGGCCCCGGTGCCTGCCCGGCCTGGCCCTGCCGGCCCGGGGCGGGACGCGGACGCTGCTGACGGCGGGGCCGTACTTCGCGCTCGAACGCTGGACGGTTCCCGCCGGGGAGGCGCTGCGGCACTCCTTCACCGGCGCCCTCGTCGTCACCGTCCTCGACGGACCGGCCGAACTGCGCTACCCCGGCGGCACGCTGACCGTGGGCCGGGCCCGGACGGTCCTGCTGCCGGCGGCGCTGGGCGAGGTGGAGCTCGCCGGCCCCTGTTCGGCCCTCGCCGGCCGGGTGCCGGACGATCTCGGCCGGGACGTGCGTGCGCCCCTGCGGGCGGCGGGCCACGCGCCGGAGGCGGTGGCCGCGCTGGTGGCGTCGGGTCCGGATCCCACGGCGGACTGA
- a CDS encoding SDR family NAD(P)-dependent oxidoreductase — protein sequence MSATDYLSDLFSLHGRVAVVTGGSSGIGRAMAVALARAGASVVVVARREAELDDTVREIAAHGGRAARVSADLGTRNGVRAAAEEAARAFGEPDILVNSAGVNLRPPMGELGDDVWDATLSVNLEAPFLLGQRFGPGMAERGYGRIIHVTSQQAHRAFVQSGAYGVSKGALESLARSQAEAWSPYGVTCNTLVPGFVMTPLNARLSSDPEKVAALAARTLTGRNGVAEDFAGAVVFLASRASAYVTGQSVFVDGGFSVH from the coding sequence ATGAGCGCAACCGACTACCTCTCCGACCTGTTCTCGCTGCACGGGCGGGTCGCTGTCGTCACGGGCGGCAGCTCCGGCATCGGCCGGGCGATGGCGGTGGCCCTCGCCCGGGCCGGGGCGAGCGTCGTCGTAGTGGCCCGCAGGGAAGCCGAACTCGACGACACCGTCCGCGAGATAGCGGCACACGGCGGCCGGGCGGCGCGGGTCAGCGCCGACCTCGGCACCCGGAACGGCGTCCGCGCCGCCGCCGAGGAGGCCGCCCGGGCGTTCGGCGAGCCCGACATCCTCGTCAACAGCGCGGGCGTCAACCTGCGTCCGCCGATGGGCGAGCTGGGGGACGACGTGTGGGACGCCACCCTGTCCGTCAACCTGGAGGCCCCCTTCCTGCTCGGGCAGCGGTTCGGGCCCGGCATGGCCGAGCGCGGATACGGGCGGATCATCCACGTCACCTCGCAGCAGGCGCACCGGGCGTTCGTGCAGAGCGGCGCGTACGGCGTCTCCAAGGGCGCCCTGGAGTCCCTCGCCCGCTCCCAGGCCGAGGCCTGGTCGCCGTACGGCGTCACCTGCAACACCCTCGTCCCCGGCTTCGTCATGACCCCGCTCAACGCACGCCTCTCCTCCGACCCGGAGAAGGTCGCCGCGCTCGCCGCCCGCACCCTCACCGGGCGGAACGGGGTCGCCGAGGACTTCGCGGGGGCGGTGGTCTTCCTGGCGAGCCGGGCGTCGGCGTATGTGACGGGGCAGTCGGTGTTCGTGGACGGAGGGTTCTCGGTGCACTGA
- a CDS encoding HAD family hydrolase, with the protein MTALGLPATVRACLFDLDGVLTRTATVHAAAWKEMFDAFLAQRDGPDFRPFDKVADYDAYVDGMPRADGVRTFLASRDITLPEGSDDDPPDRETVHGLGNRKNALVLAKIKKEGVQPYPGSVRYVEAVRAAGLRRAVVSSSANCRDVLVAAGIEDLFEVRIDGLVATERHLPGKPHPDTFLAAAEALGVAPAEAAVFEDALAGMEAGRSGKFGHVVGVNRADQADALRQHGADVVVDDLSDLLSDHLGETA; encoded by the coding sequence GTGACCGCTCTCGGCCTGCCCGCCACCGTCCGCGCCTGCCTGTTCGACCTGGACGGTGTCCTCACCCGGACGGCGACCGTCCACGCTGCGGCCTGGAAGGAGATGTTCGACGCCTTCCTCGCCCAGCGCGACGGGCCGGACTTCCGGCCGTTCGACAAGGTCGCCGACTACGACGCGTACGTCGACGGCATGCCCAGGGCCGACGGCGTCCGGACCTTCCTGGCCTCGCGCGACATCACCCTCCCCGAGGGGAGCGACGACGACCCGCCGGACCGGGAGACCGTGCACGGTCTCGGCAACCGCAAGAACGCCCTGGTCCTGGCGAAGATCAAGAAGGAGGGCGTCCAGCCCTACCCGGGCTCGGTGCGGTACGTCGAGGCCGTCCGGGCGGCCGGGCTGCGCCGGGCCGTCGTCTCGTCCAGCGCCAACTGCCGCGACGTCCTCGTCGCGGCGGGCATCGAGGACCTGTTTGAGGTGCGGATCGACGGCCTGGTCGCCACCGAACGGCACCTGCCGGGCAAACCGCATCCCGACACCTTCCTCGCCGCCGCCGAGGCGCTCGGCGTGGCCCCGGCCGAGGCCGCGGTCTTCGAGGACGCCCTGGCCGGCATGGAGGCCGGGCGCTCCGGGAAGTTCGGCCACGTCGTGGGCGTCAACCGGGCGGACCAGGCCGACGCGCTGCGCCAACACGGCGCGGACGTCGTCGTGGACGACCTTTCGGACCTTCTTTCGGATCATCTGGGGGAGACAGCGTGA
- a CDS encoding class I SAM-dependent methyltransferase, whose protein sequence is MSVPFAGSGPVRVLEVESAAYRRAFELFLAGTDEKEDIEARLVDLVEGLGRRRVFLDVGAGEGRTTARLAPYFGRTVAVEPSAAMREALRRACPGATVVAEPVDRAEPGVRADLVLLSHVLYYLPGEEWAGALDRVFDWTAPGGTLLVLLQNPDNACMRMVRHFTGARFDVRTAARRLVERQAGRVADWSVETVDNAYRTADPRAALDTAEFMINVPGLGDLDPLPSRAGLAAYVREHFARPDGTYVIGHAHDVVRIRRAPDPPG, encoded by the coding sequence ATGTCCGTGCCGTTCGCGGGGTCCGGGCCGGTGCGGGTGCTGGAGGTCGAAAGCGCCGCCTACCGGCGGGCGTTCGAGCTCTTCCTGGCAGGGACGGACGAGAAGGAGGACATCGAGGCGCGCCTGGTCGACCTCGTCGAGGGGCTCGGTCGGCGCCGGGTGTTCCTGGACGTCGGCGCCGGCGAGGGGCGGACCACCGCCCGCCTGGCGCCGTACTTCGGGCGGACGGTCGCCGTCGAGCCCAGCGCGGCGATGCGGGAGGCTCTGCGCCGGGCGTGTCCGGGTGCCACCGTGGTGGCGGAGCCCGTCGACCGGGCCGAGCCCGGCGTCCGGGCGGATCTGGTCCTCCTCTCGCACGTGCTGTACTACCTGCCCGGGGAGGAGTGGGCCGGCGCCCTCGACCGGGTCTTCGACTGGACGGCGCCCGGCGGCACGCTTCTCGTCCTGCTGCAGAATCCGGACAACGCGTGCATGCGCATGGTGCGGCACTTCACCGGGGCCCGGTTCGACGTGCGGACCGCCGCCCGGCGGCTGGTGGAGCGGCAGGCCGGGCGGGTAGCCGACTGGTCCGTGGAAACGGTGGACAACGCGTACCGGACGGCCGATCCGCGCGCGGCCCTGGACACCGCCGAGTTCATGATCAATGTGCCCGGACTGGGGGACCTGGACCCGCTTCCCTCCCGGGCCGGTCTCGCCGCCTACGTGCGGGAGCACTTCGCCCGGCCGGACGGCACGTACGTCATCGGCCACGCCCATGACGTCGTGCGGATCCGCCGCGCACCGGACCCGCCCGGCTGA
- a CDS encoding glycosyltransferase family 2 protein has translation MPPAPTPRVGVVIITRNRRPHLLRTLHHLTELPEHPPIIVVDNGSHDGTPAAVRDLHPQVRLLETGRNLGAVGRNIGAAALDTPYIAFADDDSWWEPGSLAAAAELFDTHARLALIAATIRVGPEGRPDPVNRVLAASPLGRAPDLPGPSILGFLACSAVVRREPFLEAGGFDPLLHFAGEENLLALELARRGWGLVHCPALVARHVPDPAPRAGRPARVRRNELLTAWLVRPLPYALSRTWSLARDCPGDREARRALAGVLRRLPAALARRRPLPPAVERGARLVERAPCPAPQATATGPAAPACRGGPPPPTVTARRAHEEEP, from the coding sequence GTGCCCCCCGCCCCCACCCCCCGCGTAGGCGTCGTCATCATCACCCGCAACCGGCGGCCCCACCTCCTACGCACCCTCCACCACCTCACCGAACTCCCCGAGCACCCCCCGATCATCGTCGTCGACAACGGTTCCCACGATGGCACCCCCGCCGCCGTGCGCGACCTGCATCCACAGGTCCGTCTCCTGGAGACGGGCCGCAACCTCGGCGCCGTGGGCCGCAACATCGGCGCGGCAGCCCTGGACACGCCCTACATCGCGTTCGCGGACGACGACTCCTGGTGGGAGCCCGGCTCCCTCGCCGCGGCGGCCGAGTTGTTCGACACCCACGCGCGCCTCGCGCTGATCGCCGCCACCATCCGGGTGGGCCCCGAAGGCCGGCCCGATCCCGTCAACCGCGTCCTCGCGGCCTCCCCTCTGGGCCGGGCGCCCGACCTGCCCGGTCCCTCCATCCTCGGTTTCCTCGCCTGCTCGGCCGTCGTACGACGGGAGCCCTTCCTCGAAGCGGGCGGCTTCGACCCGCTGCTGCACTTCGCGGGCGAGGAGAACCTGCTCGCCCTCGAACTGGCCCGGCGGGGCTGGGGGCTGGTCCACTGCCCCGCCCTCGTCGCCCGGCACGTCCCCGACCCGGCGCCGCGTGCCGGCCGGCCGGCACGGGTGCGGCGCAACGAGCTGCTGACGGCCTGGCTGGTCCGCCCCCTGCCGTACGCCCTCTCCCGCACCTGGTCGCTGGCGCGGGACTGCCCCGGCGACCGGGAGGCCCGGCGCGCGCTGGCCGGGGTCCTGCGCCGGCTCCCCGCCGCCCTGGCCCGCCGACGCCCCCTGCCGCCGGCCGTCGAACGCGGCGCGCGGCTCGTCGAGCGCGCTCCCTGTCCGGCGCCGCAAGCCACTGCGACCGGTCCGGCCGCGCCCGCCTGCCGGGGCGGCCCGCCACCGCCGACCGTCACGGCCCGCCGCGCGCACGAGGAGGAACCGTGA